The following proteins are encoded in a genomic region of Pseudoalteromonas arctica A 37-1-2:
- a CDS encoding NYN domain-containing protein, with product MRDKEKIAVFIDADNAPAQKIDKVLSELARYGVVNIRKAYGNWKNQNLKPWEDVLHEFAIQPMQQFDLTKGKNATDMALVIDVMDVLYTKDIDVICLVSSDCDFTPLVTRSLADGKFVIGFGERKAPLAFVNSCSLFLYLDEDSEKDPPIQKQKKNIKSDTKLINLLRQAIEAVEEDDGWAMLGPIGTHISNHASFDQRNYGFKKLSDLFQAIDLFEMKKTNGSVLWIRDKKKAKQLNKSR from the coding sequence GTGAGAGATAAAGAGAAAATTGCGGTATTTATTGATGCAGATAACGCACCTGCTCAAAAGATAGATAAAGTGCTATCCGAGTTGGCGCGATATGGTGTAGTCAACATTCGTAAAGCATATGGAAATTGGAAAAATCAAAATCTGAAACCGTGGGAAGACGTGCTTCATGAATTTGCAATACAGCCGATGCAACAGTTCGATCTTACCAAAGGCAAGAATGCCACAGATATGGCATTAGTAATTGATGTTATGGATGTGCTGTATACTAAAGACATTGATGTTATTTGCCTGGTGTCGTCCGATTGTGATTTTACTCCCTTGGTAACTCGTTCTTTGGCTGATGGTAAATTTGTGATTGGTTTTGGTGAACGTAAAGCACCACTAGCTTTCGTTAATAGTTGTTCACTATTCCTCTATCTTGACGAAGATAGCGAAAAAGACCCTCCTATACAAAAACAAAAAAAGAACATAAAAAGTGACACCAAGTTAATTAATTTGCTTAGGCAAGCAATTGAGGCTGTCGAAGAAGACGATGGCTGGGCCATGTTAGGACCAATCGGTACACATATTTCAAATCACGCATCCTTTGACCAGCGTAATTATGGCTTTAAGAAGTTGAGTGATTTATTTCAAGCTATAGATTTGTTTGAGATGAAAAAAACAAATGGCTCAGTTTTATGGATTAGGGATAAAAAGAAAGCAAAACAACTTAACAAATCAAGGTAA
- a CDS encoding tyrosine-type recombinase/integrase has product MNTLIEQVKIEIAYRGYSQSTCKSYCEHLLKLSHYFNKPLDLITDDELNIFFKDPAIRKLSRASQKIQINSIWFLFKNILHRPLNLDIALPKAKPRAPTYLSRDDIRRLIESCTDMRLKTLIVVCYGCGLRIGELLRIKVQDIDGQRKTILIEHGKGDKSRYVVVSDSVLNQLRCYWKMYHPTGWMFYSRWLMDKPMSPSSFRKALKKHAQMCGLKHCNPHVLRHAYATHQLELGMPLHQLQHQLGHSDIRTTQSYLHWLPELGHGGIDLLASWGNQ; this is encoded by the coding sequence ATGAATACACTCATTGAACAAGTCAAAATTGAAATAGCCTACCGTGGTTATTCACAAAGTACCTGTAAAAGTTACTGCGAGCATTTACTTAAACTCAGCCATTATTTTAATAAACCACTCGATTTAATTACTGATGATGAGCTGAATATCTTTTTTAAAGATCCCGCCATTCGCAAGCTCTCCAGAGCGAGTCAAAAAATACAAATAAACAGCATTTGGTTTTTGTTTAAGAATATTTTACACCGCCCACTGAACTTAGACATAGCCTTGCCTAAAGCAAAACCTCGGGCACCTACTTATTTATCGCGTGATGATATTCGACGACTTATAGAAAGTTGCACGGATATGCGCTTAAAAACATTGATAGTGGTGTGTTATGGATGTGGTTTGCGTATTGGCGAACTGCTGCGCATCAAAGTGCAAGACATCGATGGACAGCGTAAAACCATTTTAATTGAACATGGTAAAGGAGATAAGTCACGCTATGTTGTTGTATCAGATAGCGTGCTAAATCAATTACGTTGCTATTGGAAAATGTATCACCCAACGGGCTGGATGTTTTATTCACGATGGTTAATGGATAAACCTATGTCACCCTCAAGCTTCAGAAAGGCATTGAAAAAACATGCACAAATGTGTGGTTTAAAGCACTGTAATCCACATGTATTACGCCATGCTTATGCAACACATCAACTTGAGTTAGGGATGCCGCTTCATCAACTTCAACATCAGCTTGGTCACAGTGACATTAGAACCACGCAAAGTTACTTACACTGGTTACCTGAATTAGGGCATGGTGGTATTGATTTACTCGCAAGTTGGGGAAACCAATGA
- a CDS encoding IS91 family transposase: MRGLHLADILNSGLGNYRQHHIMSYQQLRVCQHLQSCRTGQLGYQAWQCDNCSEVQQIGCSCRDRHCPRCQGMATAKWVQRQQEDLLSCRYFHLVFTLPHELNIIAHYNPNALYHCLFKAAWQTLCKFAKRKRHGQLGMTSVLHTWGQNLSQHIHLHCLIPAGALDKAHWHEIKKGYLYPVKALSTVFRGKMLAALNECDSSFAKVSTPTKWCVYSKACLTYSEKLVSYLARYTRKGVMSESRLVSATEETVSFKYRDYADNNRDKVMTLSCDEFLRRYLQHVLPKGFMRIRHYGFLANACRKRKLGLIKAQVSATPCKAVKPKVEQERLIPHWSCQSCKTGTLRFIGVMNLDEATNKIARTS; this comes from the coding sequence ATGAGAGGCTTGCACCTCGCTGATATTTTAAATTCTGGCCTTGGGAATTATCGGCAGCACCACATAATGAGTTATCAGCAGTTACGAGTCTGCCAACACCTTCAATCATGCAGAACGGGTCAGCTCGGTTATCAAGCATGGCAATGTGATAACTGTAGTGAAGTACAACAAATTGGATGTAGCTGTCGAGATCGGCATTGCCCACGTTGCCAAGGGATGGCTACGGCTAAATGGGTGCAAAGACAACAAGAGGATTTATTATCGTGTCGCTATTTCCACCTTGTTTTTACGCTCCCGCATGAGTTAAATATCATTGCGCACTACAACCCAAACGCGTTGTATCACTGTTTATTTAAAGCTGCATGGCAAACGCTGTGTAAATTTGCGAAACGAAAGAGGCATGGCCAGTTAGGCATGACAAGCGTACTGCATACGTGGGGGCAGAACTTAAGTCAGCATATTCACCTGCATTGCTTGATACCCGCAGGCGCGCTTGATAAAGCGCACTGGCATGAAATAAAAAAAGGCTATTTATACCCCGTTAAAGCATTATCAACAGTGTTTAGAGGGAAAATGCTCGCGGCGCTCAATGAATGCGATAGTTCATTCGCGAAGGTAAGCACACCAACCAAATGGTGCGTGTATAGCAAAGCCTGTTTAACGTACAGTGAAAAGCTAGTTAGTTACCTTGCTCGTTATACCCGAAAAGGCGTGATGTCAGAATCGCGATTAGTGTCAGCGACTGAAGAAACAGTGAGCTTTAAATACCGCGATTATGCAGATAACAACCGCGATAAAGTCATGACTCTGAGTTGTGATGAATTTTTACGGCGCTACTTACAACATGTATTGCCCAAAGGGTTTATGCGCATTCGTCACTATGGCTTTTTAGCTAATGCGTGTCGCAAGCGAAAGTTAGGGTTAATAAAGGCTCAAGTATCAGCAACCCCATGCAAAGCGGTGAAGCCGAAGGTAGAGCAAGAACGATTAATACCCCATTGGTCTTGCCAGTCATGCAAGACGGGTACCTTACGATTTATTGGTGTGATGAATTTAGATGAGGCGACAAATAAAATAGCGCGAACGAGTTAG
- a CDS encoding GIY-YIG nuclease family protein, with product MGYIYIAWDITKEDQSKLGMTTQQPHKRISQTENPDYELFKAYEIDDVELRQVEVELHRIMSQKFSRKRHKSTGRFSEWFICNPSKAHELVSNFLKQKSNNDLKLKYVSDQIEIENLEITSDTTVICQSDLKEKLKERLQSRKDGTYQSPYKKSPRLNSKKSQGSSSKTLPESPAVTVAKQNELKKKLKARLQSRKDGSYESPYDSPHRVNRHKTQEVSLKALSDFPQDRSSKQNELKERLKARLQSRKDGTYESPY from the coding sequence TTGGGTTACATATATATTGCATGGGACATAACAAAGGAGGATCAGTCTAAGTTGGGAATGACAACCCAGCAGCCCCATAAACGAATATCACAAACAGAAAATCCAGATTATGAGCTGTTTAAAGCATATGAGATTGATGATGTTGAATTACGGCAAGTTGAGGTCGAATTACATAGAATAATGTCACAAAAATTCTCACGAAAAAGACATAAATCAACGGGCAGATTTTCGGAATGGTTTATTTGCAATCCGTCAAAAGCTCATGAATTAGTCTCTAACTTTTTAAAACAAAAATCGAATAATGATTTAAAACTTAAATACGTAAGTGATCAGATAGAGATAGAAAACCTAGAAATCACTTCTGACACAACCGTTATTTGTCAAAGTGACTTAAAGGAAAAACTCAAGGAGCGTTTACAGTCCAGAAAAGATGGAACTTATCAAAGCCCCTACAAAAAATCCCCTCGACTAAATAGCAAGAAATCACAAGGCAGTAGTTCGAAGACTTTACCTGAATCACCTGCGGTTACGGTTGCAAAACAAAACGAACTTAAAAAAAAGTTAAAAGCTCGTTTGCAATCGAGAAAGGATGGTAGCTATGAAAGCCCTTACGATAGCCCTCATAGGGTAAACCGACATAAAACACAGGAAGTTAGTTTGAAGGCTTTATCCGATTTTCCTCAGGATAGGAGTTCAAAACAAAACGAACTTAAGGAAAGGTTAAAAGCTCGTTTGCAATCGAGAAAGGATGGCACCTACGAAAGTCCATATTAA
- a CDS encoding HNH endonuclease has protein sequence MIQLSELRPSGKQRVYDILTALEFDMADWSESLTNKERSPSSNPKYCYNWSFVRDDKKVIVLFLWYEEMRIINGRIYQEHSFKKYAEEQEKGRKKRSLEIDYAIGLAYEKKLSIDVVICQGNENTKGVLKRELDQEKWFVTGYDDKTGACIIERGNSYQPSKLADQFDANNIKNPKYEYEKYGVEYARSSVIRRKVLLRSNGKCEYCLSDGFITNSGDKYLETHHILPLSQGGDDSFINVIALCPKDHRKAHFEKDSFLTQESLSNIVKAKLTVGNC, from the coding sequence ATGATACAGCTCAGTGAACTTAGGCCATCTGGGAAGCAGCGTGTTTATGATATTTTAACCGCATTAGAGTTTGATATGGCTGATTGGAGTGAATCACTTACCAATAAAGAGCGTAGCCCGTCGTCAAATCCAAAATATTGCTATAATTGGTCTTTTGTTCGTGATGATAAAAAAGTCATTGTTCTCTTTTTGTGGTATGAAGAAATGCGAATTATCAACGGGAGAATCTATCAAGAGCATAGCTTCAAGAAGTATGCTGAGGAGCAAGAAAAGGGGAGAAAGAAACGTTCGCTTGAAATTGACTATGCGATAGGGTTGGCATATGAGAAGAAATTATCTATTGATGTTGTAATATGCCAAGGAAACGAAAATACTAAAGGGGTTCTTAAAAGAGAACTGGATCAAGAAAAGTGGTTTGTGACTGGTTATGATGACAAAACTGGAGCTTGCATTATCGAAAGAGGCAACAGCTACCAACCTTCTAAGCTTGCTGACCAGTTTGATGCGAACAATATTAAAAATCCAAAATACGAATACGAAAAGTATGGAGTTGAGTATGCCCGTTCAAGTGTTATACGAAGAAAAGTATTGCTACGATCAAATGGTAAGTGTGAGTACTGTTTATCAGATGGATTCATTACAAACAGCGGCGATAAATACTTGGAAACACACCATATCCTCCCTTTAAGTCAAGGCGGCGATGATTCATTTATAAATGTTATTGCACTATGTCCTAAAGACCACCGAAAGGCTCATTTTGAAAAAGACTCTTTTCTAACTCAGGAAAGTTTGAGCAATATAGTGAAAGCAAAGCTTACAGTTGGGAACTGCTAA
- a CDS encoding nucleoid-associated protein: protein MAIKHVIIHVVKRDKDGERLSKQLRNNENSTQGMTAQLTDGLLELFSNAHLNIGEFGVDGDNEVEPAFEQKLKKYYDDECKCSDFIAMTKELANKYESVIVGDQLHSVKGGYLVFYQYERNDDDWLAVAILNKTEGIDVAANLEVVASEILDLKRLHLGAAINLTQWKSELSTRYVRFRTGLAADVRDYFEKFIGCQRDKLAATVETKKLKSAIQDYAKNACGMDDDVVSQKVAQAHDYIKEQQKLGNQVQLSHVSNHVFPDRADEFARQAKEIHDLPEELAIDAKVLKSYKKLSGRGKGIAISFDRGMLNTTVKYDDGELTFSEIPDSLRAAIEEELEDDLGQDN, encoded by the coding sequence ATGGCAATTAAACACGTAATTATTCATGTTGTAAAACGTGACAAAGATGGTGAACGACTTTCAAAGCAACTCAGGAATAATGAGAATAGCACGCAAGGAATGACAGCACAGCTAACGGACGGATTGTTGGAACTTTTTTCAAATGCTCATCTCAATATCGGCGAATTTGGTGTAGATGGAGATAATGAAGTTGAACCTGCCTTTGAGCAGAAACTAAAAAAGTACTACGACGATGAATGTAAATGTTCTGACTTTATTGCTATGACAAAAGAATTGGCGAACAAATATGAAAGTGTCATCGTAGGTGATCAACTACATTCTGTTAAAGGCGGTTATCTGGTGTTTTATCAATATGAAAGAAACGATGATGATTGGTTGGCTGTAGCTATTTTGAATAAAACCGAAGGCATCGATGTAGCAGCTAATCTGGAAGTTGTAGCCAGTGAAATCTTAGATTTGAAAAGGCTTCATTTAGGAGCCGCTATCAACCTTACTCAATGGAAAAGTGAATTAAGCACAAGATATGTTCGCTTCCGAACAGGCTTAGCAGCCGACGTGAGAGATTATTTTGAAAAATTTATCGGGTGTCAAAGAGATAAGCTGGCAGCAACTGTTGAAACCAAGAAATTAAAAAGTGCTATACAAGATTACGCAAAGAACGCTTGTGGCATGGACGATGATGTCGTGTCACAAAAAGTTGCACAAGCGCATGATTACATTAAAGAGCAACAAAAACTTGGGAATCAAGTCCAATTGAGCCATGTATCAAATCATGTTTTTCCAGATCGTGCAGATGAATTTGCTAGGCAGGCGAAAGAAATACATGATTTGCCTGAAGAGCTTGCTATTGACGCAAAGGTACTAAAAAGCTACAAAAAACTTTCTGGTAGAGGAAAGGGTATTGCGATTAGCTTTGATAGAGGTATGCTAAACACCACTGTAAAATATGACGATGGAGAGCTTACCTTTTCAGAAATCCCTGACTCTTTGCGTGCAGCGATTGAAGAAGAGCTAGAAGACGATCTTGGTCAAGATAACTAA
- the cadR gene encoding Cd(II)/Pb(II)-responsive transcriptional regulator: MKIGDVAKTTGCSIQTIRFYEKKGLLPELKRSSGNYRVYDKGTIEQLLFIKQCRSLDMSIMEVKTLMGSRSRPDQSCSNINTLIAKHLSDVIIRIEELNVLKSSLENMASSCDQDKTIRDCGILNYLHT, from the coding sequence ATGAAAATTGGTGATGTCGCAAAGACGACAGGTTGTAGTATTCAGACCATTCGTTTTTATGAAAAGAAGGGGCTCTTGCCTGAGCTTAAGCGCTCAAGTGGAAATTATCGTGTCTACGACAAGGGGACTATTGAACAACTCCTGTTTATCAAACAGTGTCGTTCATTAGATATGTCTATCATGGAAGTAAAAACGCTAATGGGCAGTCGTTCGAGGCCAGATCAGAGCTGTTCAAATATCAATACGTTAATAGCTAAGCATTTATCAGACGTCATTATTCGCATTGAAGAGCTAAACGTATTAAAGTCATCACTCGAAAATATGGCGTCATCGTGTGACCAAGACAAAACCATTAGGGACTGTGGTATTTTAAATTATTTACACACTTAA
- a CDS encoding cation transporter, whose protein sequence is MSGCGCEVEIKDQSQRQVLYWLLGINATMFVIEMGIGLLANSTALIADSLDMLADAVVYGVALYAIGKSLLHKANAARISGFFQMALGVLIIIDIVRRSIYGSEPVSGLMMAMGAVALVANVICLVIIRKQRNEEVHMRASWIFSANDVIANLGVISAGVLVFWLDSRWPDLVIGVIVSCVVLRGAKMILEDAGNERQRALNAQS, encoded by the coding sequence ATGAGCGGATGTGGGTGCGAAGTTGAAATAAAAGACCAGTCTCAACGACAGGTTTTGTATTGGCTTTTGGGAATAAACGCGACAATGTTTGTTATAGAAATGGGGATCGGGTTGCTTGCTAATTCAACCGCATTAATAGCCGATTCACTTGATATGCTCGCCGACGCAGTTGTCTATGGTGTTGCCCTTTATGCTATTGGTAAATCGCTATTGCACAAAGCCAATGCGGCTAGAATTAGCGGCTTTTTTCAGATGGCACTGGGTGTGTTGATTATCATTGATATTGTAAGACGGTCAATTTACGGTAGCGAACCTGTATCGGGACTAATGATGGCTATGGGGGCAGTTGCACTGGTTGCTAATGTCATTTGTCTTGTGATCATACGCAAACAAAGAAATGAAGAAGTGCATATGCGGGCAAGCTGGATATTTTCAGCCAACGATGTGATTGCCAACTTAGGTGTTATCTCTGCTGGCGTTTTGGTGTTTTGGCTCGATTCTCGATGGCCTGATCTGGTTATCGGTGTGATAGTTTCGTGCGTTGTGTTGCGCGGGGCAAAAATGATCCTCGAAGATGCTGGAAATGAAAGACAGCGAGCGCTTAATGCGCAAAGTTGA
- a CDS encoding TolC family protein: protein MSSSRPLGIKKASSAYLKLISAALVTMSISVQSANAQKSSITLENALKRTLSNNPDLVVFEFKSSALDGESKMASLRPEMSVGVEVGNVLGTGEVSGIKDAELTLTLSSVIELGDKVSGRMNVVSSKKAQLLTQRRIRTLDILGETTRRYINVIVQQALHKTEQRAEMLARTMLQTVSTRVEAGASSPLEKKRAESALSQARLSLLISEQKLNEYKRDLAIMWGDTNAAFAEVEGTLLSFPNSLSLEHMLSQLQSNPHVLLYADNYRVQEARLRVVQASQQFDIAWEAGIRRMQGIDDTALVASISVPLNTKQRNLGEYEQQRALLDSIDYQKQAKIRELTRQLNQVISAKDQALLTVTTLQDNVVPTLESALKLARDGYESGRYRSYAAQHY from the coding sequence ATGAGTTCTTCACGCCCATTGGGCATAAAAAAAGCTAGCTCAGCGTATCTGAAATTGATATCTGCTGCACTGGTAACCATGAGTATATCTGTTCAATCTGCCAATGCGCAAAAGTCTTCAATCACGCTTGAAAATGCGCTCAAACGCACATTATCAAACAACCCAGATTTAGTTGTGTTCGAATTTAAATCTTCGGCTTTGGATGGTGAATCAAAAATGGCCAGCTTACGACCTGAAATGTCTGTTGGGGTTGAAGTTGGAAATGTGTTGGGAACAGGCGAAGTGTCTGGTATCAAAGATGCCGAATTGACACTGACCTTATCGTCGGTCATCGAGCTTGGAGATAAAGTCAGCGGCCGAATGAATGTGGTGAGTTCAAAAAAAGCACAACTGCTTACACAACGGCGCATTCGTACGCTGGACATCTTGGGTGAAACAACTCGACGATATATCAATGTCATTGTCCAACAAGCGTTGCACAAGACTGAGCAACGAGCTGAAATGCTGGCTCGCACAATGCTTCAGACAGTCTCTACACGGGTTGAAGCGGGGGCTTCTTCACCACTTGAGAAAAAACGTGCAGAGTCAGCGTTGTCGCAGGCGCGTTTGTCGTTATTGATAAGTGAACAAAAACTCAATGAGTATAAACGCGACCTGGCCATCATGTGGGGTGACACTAACGCTGCGTTTGCGGAAGTTGAAGGGACACTGTTATCGTTTCCAAATTCACTATCACTTGAACATATGCTTTCACAGCTTCAAAGCAATCCACACGTTCTGCTTTATGCTGATAACTATCGGGTACAAGAGGCCAGATTGAGAGTGGTTCAGGCCAGTCAGCAGTTCGACATTGCGTGGGAAGCCGGTATCCGAAGAATGCAGGGAATTGATGACACAGCGTTAGTCGCCAGTATTTCGGTGCCGTTAAATACCAAGCAGCGGAATCTAGGTGAATACGAACAACAGCGCGCATTGCTTGACAGTATAGACTATCAAAAACAAGCGAAAATTCGTGAACTCACTCGCCAATTAAATCAAGTCATTAGCGCAAAAGACCAAGCCTTGCTCACTGTTACGACCCTTCAAGACAATGTCGTCCCAACATTGGAATCTGCATTGAAATTGGCGCGGGATGGCTATGAAAGTGGTCGCTACCGATCCTATGCCGCCCAACATTACTGA
- a CDS encoding Tn3 family transposase, translated as MSSSNTKRIQILSESEINELYALPNFNRKDRDDYFSLDSETQRLVNELRRIETRVYFILLLGYFRSRPIVFNFSFTQVSNDLDYVRSKYFSDKDMSLEDLSPTTKTKLINKLLKYTGFTAYQSKLDKEPLLKRLNDVVKINLEPRYVFDECIAYFGQNRIALAGYTTLQDTISTVLSNERNRIEMVLLDSLSSGTRKTLLKLLESNNTFTDLAKLKKMAKDFSTSQITQELKTHKIIRSLYPEIKSLIAELELSPKNLEYYASLVKHKSVYKLRKHADSQTILYLVCYLFFRYRETNDNLVAAFIYLVRKLTESAKGYAKQRIVEDVTIVRTKLKSAGSLLKYFIDTDMDDDLSFGDVRKKAFELIPADSIKLLSDHLDNNDFDGRQYEWQFIDKQSSKIKKLIRSLFMSIDIEFIHLKDELHEQYVMAHSELSELKAIQTINIDVVPKHDREYLEGENTKLIANRFEYFLYRKAEQLFHSNSLTVKESVNNRSLTSDLIQPKEWQQKETIIENTGLDKLATPINQTLADKSQQLEVKLKEASEHIFSGDNKYVEFIPGKAELKWSIPNSRWQQTIENPLYNQIQHMGIVELMLFVDQKTGYLNSFTHISATKEKSPVNKEDLIACILANGTNYGLYKMANISDRSMGKLRSVDDSYVRYETLKTSNDQVSNAIATLPIFAYYHVDDNQLFSSIDGQKFECRINTFKARYSSKYFSKGKGVSALTLVSNHVPVSTQVIGANEYEGHFAFDLLYNNSSDIQPNTLSTDTHGTNNVNFTILDFFGYTFAPRYAKMKKVFFELFEVTEENGGRIQLKKDINHKLIAEEWDNIQHIVCSLSRKTTTQSTIIRKLSNGKSRRLSALHEYDRLIKSIYVLEYVDNSTLRHYVQQALNRGEAYHQLKRAITSVNGNKFRGGNDYQVSQWNDCARLISNCIIYYNSALLSAFLQIQERNGRQDVVDVISRLSPVAWQHINLNGEYAFNKDRKEIDLAGLLSDVESIS; from the coding sequence ATTTCTTCATCAAACACCAAGCGTATACAAATTCTCAGCGAATCAGAAATCAACGAACTCTATGCCTTACCCAATTTTAACCGTAAAGATCGTGATGATTATTTTTCGTTAGATAGTGAAACTCAAAGGCTCGTCAACGAATTAAGACGTATTGAAACCAGAGTGTATTTTATCTTACTGCTTGGTTACTTTAGGTCACGGCCAATAGTATTTAATTTCTCATTTACTCAAGTCAGTAATGATTTAGATTATGTAAGATCCAAGTATTTCAGCGATAAAGATATGTCTCTTGAGGATTTATCACCAACAACAAAAACTAAGCTGATTAATAAGTTATTAAAATATACAGGGTTTACAGCATACCAAAGCAAGTTAGATAAAGAGCCGCTATTAAAAAGGCTTAACGATGTTGTAAAAATCAACCTTGAACCAAGGTATGTTTTTGATGAATGTATTGCTTATTTTGGTCAAAACAGAATAGCGCTAGCTGGTTATACAACGCTGCAAGACACTATTTCTACGGTATTATCAAATGAGCGTAACCGAATTGAAATGGTGCTGCTTGATAGTTTGTCTTCAGGTACCAGAAAAACATTACTTAAATTACTTGAGTCAAATAATACCTTTACTGACTTAGCCAAGTTAAAGAAAATGGCTAAGGACTTTTCAACGAGCCAAATCACCCAAGAGCTGAAGACGCATAAAATTATACGCTCGCTTTATCCAGAAATTAAGTCACTGATTGCTGAACTGGAGCTATCACCTAAAAATCTTGAATACTATGCTTCACTGGTAAAGCACAAGTCCGTTTATAAGCTTAGAAAACACGCAGATAGCCAAACTATTTTATATCTCGTTTGTTACTTGTTCTTCAGGTACCGAGAGACTAACGACAATCTTGTTGCTGCATTTATTTACTTGGTAAGGAAGTTAACCGAATCAGCTAAAGGCTATGCAAAGCAGCGTATTGTTGAAGATGTAACCATTGTAAGAACCAAATTAAAATCCGCTGGTAGTTTATTAAAGTACTTCATCGATACCGATATGGACGATGATTTAAGCTTTGGTGATGTACGTAAAAAAGCCTTTGAATTGATCCCTGCTGACAGTATTAAACTGTTAAGTGATCACTTAGATAATAACGACTTTGATGGCCGTCAGTACGAATGGCAATTTATTGATAAACAATCCAGTAAAATTAAAAAACTTATCCGCTCATTATTTATGTCTATCGATATTGAGTTCATTCATTTAAAGGATGAACTCCATGAGCAGTATGTTATGGCACATTCTGAACTTAGTGAATTAAAGGCTATCCAAACCATTAACATCGATGTGGTACCTAAACATGACCGAGAGTATTTAGAGGGAGAAAATACCAAATTAATTGCTAATCGATTTGAGTATTTCCTTTATCGTAAAGCCGAACAATTATTTCACAGTAATAGCTTAACGGTGAAAGAAAGCGTTAATAACCGTAGTTTAACGTCAGATCTTATACAACCTAAAGAATGGCAGCAAAAAGAGACAATCATTGAAAACACTGGCCTTGATAAGCTGGCAACACCGATTAACCAAACACTCGCAGATAAGAGCCAACAATTAGAAGTTAAGCTGAAGGAAGCAAGCGAGCATATCTTTAGTGGTGATAATAAGTATGTTGAGTTTATTCCTGGCAAAGCCGAACTCAAGTGGTCAATTCCTAACAGCCGTTGGCAACAAACAATTGAAAACCCGCTCTACAATCAAATTCAACACATGGGTATCGTTGAACTCATGTTGTTTGTTGATCAAAAGACAGGTTACTTAAATTCATTTACACACATATCAGCAACTAAAGAAAAATCACCAGTAAATAAAGAAGATCTGATCGCCTGTATATTGGCAAACGGCACCAATTACGGCCTATATAAAATGGCGAATATCTCTGACCGTTCAATGGGTAAATTACGCAGTGTAGATGATAGTTATGTCAGATATGAAACACTCAAAACGTCTAATGATCAGGTTTCTAATGCTATAGCCACGTTGCCAATATTTGCCTATTACCATGTGGACGATAATCAGTTGTTTTCAAGCATTGATGGTCAAAAATTTGAGTGTCGCATAAATACGTTTAAGGCTCGGTATTCGTCTAAGTACTTCTCCAAAGGTAAAGGTGTTTCAGCATTAACATTGGTTTCTAATCATGTTCCGGTGAGTACGCAAGTCATTGGCGCTAACGAATATGAAGGTCACTTTGCTTTTGACTTACTCTATAACAACTCTTCAGATATACAGCCTAATACCTTATCGACCGATACGCATGGTACCAATAATGTTAACTTCACTATATTAGATTTCTTTGGTTACACATTCGCCCCTCGATACGCGAAAATGAAAAAGGTGTTTTTTGAGCTATTTGAAGTGACTGAAGAGAACGGAGGCCGTATTCAATTAAAGAAAGATATTAATCATAAGCTAATTGCTGAAGAATGGGACAATATTCAGCATATTGTTTGTTCATTGAGTCGTAAAACCACCACTCAAAGCACAATCATTAGAAAGTTGAGTAACGGCAAGAGCCGAAGATTGTCAGCATTGCATGAGTACGACCGTTTAATTAAATCTATTTATGTTTTGGAGTATGTTGATAATTCAACGTTGCGTCATTACGTCCAGCAAGCCTTGAACAGAGGTGAAGCATACCATCAGTTAAAACGTGCTATTACTTCAGTTAATGGCAATAAATTTCGTGGGGGGAATGATTACCAAGTATCACAATGGAACGATTGTGCTCGACTCATTTCAAATTGCATTATTTATTATAATTCCGCGTTACTATCGGCATTTTTACAAATCCAAGAGAGGAACGGTAGGCAAGATGTGGTTGATGTTATTTCTCGGCTTTCACCTGTTGCTTGGCAACACATTAATCTAAATGGGGAATATGCCTTTAATAAAGACCGCAAAGAAATCGACTTAGCTGGTTTACTTAGTGATGTAGAATCAATAAGTTAA